Sequence from the Phragmites australis chromosome 11, lpPhrAust1.1, whole genome shotgun sequence genome:
ctggaggccccctgTCCCGTGCGAGCGTTGCCTgttgatgggccggttctggcggtgccacgctgggtggtggcgcgagaactcccggccagcacctggcggcgagcagtgccgaccagggcagcgacttcttggatccagcggccttctggagtgttcggcgttgcctggacgggcggatgcctgaggagagcgtgcgccgcaagcagcgcactcccggggccggcctcgccgaaggcgagcctacgccggagaggcacccggcgctgtccagaggcggacctggcggccggggtttcgaccaccagctgggggtcggatggtgcaccggcggcggcgacggcagccctgctgggcccagcgccctggtccccttgggaggggaacgccgcgcgtgcagatagcggttgctgctgggacgcaacagcgactggggcctcctggacgacgggcagcatttcctcgctggaactggagccggaacgctggagacggtgtccaccggccattttttctttggaagaaaacaaacaaacagattcagggatgttcccccctacctggcgcgccagctgtcggaggattaactcctgtcgcagggatcccgagagacccctttttagagattcggccgggggatgatcctgaataagttcgtcggagaaatgaatgagagtaaatacaacggccggtggtgggggatgatgacctagtgaaaaaagaagtaaatgcaccggagtttagacaggttcgggccgcacgggggcgtaataccctactcatgtatggatgcaataactgtcctgagggagatccctcaaggatgtagctggttacaagaaatatgatctaactaagagcttgaggctccctctTCCTCTGCTAGAACTACGCTTTGGTCTTATGctttgtgttcgtctatggtttGGTTCTTGATGCTTGGATGCTTGGATGCTTGTATGCTCTTGTTCGGGTTCTTGTCTCGTTTGGTCTCTGGTTCTGTCTTCGTTGTCTCTCTtcgtttttttttgtctctctgtgccaccggctcttttaagcactcgccggctgcgacatgccccgaacgggaaggaggggggcacaagtccCAAGATGCCATCACTGGgaaagacgtcatcatttcttctgggcgaagtgaccggagggTGGAAAAACGccacacgcccggtcacctatcactatgaacgccctggcaacgggcgccatggagagggcccaccggacagccgcagagcaacccggtgtgcccgccctgtcttgttcctctgccacagcagggcggcagacggaacgcaaTCCTTGCGATGATACgggtgatacgggacgggacacgtgcaattaatagccctaCGCCCCTCTTCTAAAGCATGGctggaactgacgctgcggcgggagcagttggatatgtcaggccacgcacgctcattaaatgcggcttcggacctctgactggcggacacctcatcggtgggcccctcgggggcctttctgggtcgtcggggaaccgagtgctcgggggtactgttcacctccccgagcactctctcccgagcacttttgcacgatccttcggggaactgaatgctcgggggccgccacgtgcagccccgagcactctctcccgagcactcttgcacgatccttcggggaaccgaatacTCGGGGGtcgccacgtgcaaccccgagcactctctcccgagcactctttgtgtgatccttcggggaaccgaatgctcgggggccgccacgtgcagcctcgagcactctctcccgagcactctttgcatggaacctcagggaaccgagcgctcgagggctgctgctcgcagcctcgagcactctctctcggaactttagctcttctggtcatcgggggactagggtgctcgggggtgatcaagcaccggcccgagcacttttcttcccggtatttagactccgcggatcatcggggaactggggtgcttggggaccaatgactgtggccccgagcaccttctcccgggactcgaacTCTCCTCACcccgcgggagggacctcgcgggatgacgccatgtggcggatggctggcttggccttgggactcagggacccccagttcttgatacaccgatagGTACCATTTACATGAGCAACTCGTCGGTTTCTCCAATCACAACATCTACATCGTGATGTTTTGACTGCAAGATGATACCATTTATCTTCCTCTCTAGTCTCATTATCTACAACGCTACCACTACGACGGTAGGGATGTTACGATATATTTGAGATATCTTCAAATATGATAGTTTATGATTGATTGTAATCTCATGATACATCTTTATCTTTAGAAGAAACTTCTTACTCTCCAAGTTTTATATTCGGTATATTCCGCGCTCAAGACTCAATGCAATACATCATCATATTAAACCAACCTTCATATTCTATCAAAGCGTGCTGCTCCGCTGCATGCCTGCATATATCAGTAGCACAACTGAAAAATGCTTTAGCTCTAACAAAATGAAATATCAGTTGAAAGAACATGTGAACACAGCCAGATTCTGCTGGTgttgaaaagaaagaaacgaAGCTACGGTTGATCGTTGATACATGGTCCCAGAGGGGAGAAAACATAAAGTTTGGTCAGCGTCAACTTTGAATTGAAATACAGCGAATCAGTAATGCCAAAAGTGTCATTGTAAATCAAAGCAAAATTAGTACTTTTCCGCTGTAATTATAGTGCATAATGGATCTGAAGCGCCAACTTGGCACAACTGGTAGAATATATACAATTGGATGTTCTAGAACCCAGCAAGTTTTATGCTTATTTAAGCAAGTGTGGTTCATTGGGACATACAAAGATCCAATCCTTCTCTGAAAGCAACTAGCGACACCCAACGCCAACTACTCATGACTATTGTGGTGAGTACACACCGCTCAGAACTACAGGCAGACAGGCAGTAGTTACCAATGGGCCAACCAAGCTCCTTTATTACCATAACAGAAGAAAAGGAcatacactactaaaaaaaagtTACCATAACAGAAGAAAAGGAcatacactactaaaaaaaaggTACCACGTCGTTGAACTGAAAGCAGGTTAAGATTTAATAGTGAAATATTTTAAGAAGATTTCCATAgaattataaaaactaataaGTAATTGTTACAATAGGAGAAAGACCTTGCTGTGTATCGAATATTGATTGGCTGAGAGCGTACTTTCCTTGAGAGCCAAATCAAAACCATTAAAACGGTTCTAACTGACCATCGTAACAACTAAGGGATGACATTTTAGTTCAGACAATTACTATTAGAAGACTGTGATCATGTCCTAAGAGGGTCTTTAACAATATAGTCAACTactaataaaaattgttcatcTATAGATAACACAATAGACAATCTTTCCAATGACATTAgctatatcattttcttctaaTTTAATGTGGATCCACATATAATAGGTATTAAAAGTCTGTATATATATTGGAAGACGCTATATACTGACTGCACGTTAGTAGCTAGCTTTTCTCTCTCCTCGCATCAACTCTGCTCTAAATAGACAAAAATAAGATGTGAATATCCTTACAGTTAGCTGACATAAATAGTTGGAGATGACCTAAATGATCTCTGTGCCATTTGAAGAATGGCCTTTATAGTTCCCAGTAATGCAGTCTAGCACATTCTGCAGCCCTCAGGGTACCGATACAAAATCAGATAGGAAGAAAATGCAACTACCTGTGCCGAGTAATGCATTTATTGTTAGCAGACCATTGATTAGTagttatatacttatatacatGTTGAAAATATGGTAACTTAATCTTTGATGAACTACTCTTACAAGACAAAGCACAGTAGGCCTTTCCTGAACTTCGACTATTCAGATACCAAAGCACAAGAGCATTATGGAGGTTTTTCATTAGCTAGCAGGTTTTTTTTGTCATACTTTCAATAGAGCTAGCAGATGAATGGATGGGAAAACCTGTGAAAATTAATAAGAATGAACTACCACCGGATCCCTACTggcacaacaacaaaaaaagttACTAATTGTTAGGTAAACATCCACTGAGAGAATAGTCGGACGACGTCAGCTATTAGGAGAGGAATTAGATTATAGATTAGAGAGACATAATATTGAGGAGACTTAGAAGAAACAGATTGAAaaattagattaattcttctggCTTGATTACAATAACGGTTGCACACTACTTTATATAGGAGCTGGTCCTAACAAACTAAACTAAAAAATCTTATCTCTAAAACTTACTAATAGATCTTATCTAATCTAATCCCAAGCAACTAATCTTATCTCCAACCTGATGCTACAGTATCCACCAATTTTCACATTCGTGAACAGTACTTTCAGCGCATAACAGCTTCGCATAGCACTAATAGTATAAGAAGGTTTAAAAAAACTTGCTCAATAGACAAACAGCAATTTGAGGAAATTCAACCAAACAAAGAAGTTGTACAGACATTCATCAGCTCCTTTGAACATTTGACGGTGAGTATTATAAGATAGGAATTACAGCAAAAGCGATATTTAATTTTCTTCCATGCAAAATAATGATAGTGCGATTAGGTGGGAAAATGTGGAGCTAATTCTACTCCAGAACTATATCTTATGACATGATTGTGATTGGGATGCAGAGTGGTTTACTGAGTGAACTTGCAAAACAAACTGACTCATTGTTCTAATGATTATTCAGATTATATTAGTGAACAATGCATCACATCAACGATTCAAGTCACAAAATCTTTCCATACcagagagaataaaatatagagTTAAGAAACTTCCAGCATATAAGTTGTCACTTTATACACTTCAATCTGTCCTTGAAGTTTGATTCATAAGGCAAGTGACAAAATCCAACCAACTCTCTGTGGATATACAAACTTTATTCATTGATCAACCACAATTTATCAGTATCTGAGCGTGGCACATTCAACTGACAAAACGATTGATCACAAACGCTACACTTCTACAATACAGTTCGTCCCAGACAAAACCAGAGCACACAAGAGCTGATAGTAGTACATTGCTATTTGGTACATCACCACTGCTGATGATACAGAGGAAGAGTAGTAGACATCGGAAAATCGCTCTCAAATGGTGTAATCTGACCACTGCCGTATGAAGGACGTGTGATCCATGGACTCCCCCGGCATGTCCTCATCCTTCTCGCCCTCCGCTTTCTTCCCACCGATCAGCCTCGCGGGATTCCCCACCGCCGTGCTCCTCGCCGGAACATCTATCAGCACCAACGATCCTGCCCCAATCTTAGCCCCAGCATTAATCTTCACGTTGCCAAGAATCGTGGCTCCTGCACCAATCAGCACGCCATCCCCAATCTTGGGGTGCCGGTCGCCGACCGCCTTCCCAGTGCCACCCAAGGTGACGTGGTGGAGGATCGAGACGTTGTCACCGATGACGGCCGTCTCACCGATGACGACGCCGGTGGCGTGGTCGAGGAGGATGCCCTTCCCCACGACGGCGGCGGGGTGGATGTCGACGGCGAATACGTCAGCAACGCGGGACTGGAGCGCGAGCGCGAGGGGGCGGCGCTGCTGCGCCCAGAGGACGTGCGCGATGCGCTGGGCCTGGATGGCGAGGAAGCCCTTGTAGTTGAGGAGGCAGTGCGAGAAGCCGACGCAGGCGGGGTCGCGGGAGTGCGCGGCGAGGAggtcggcgacgacggcggcgcggAGGGAAGGGTACGCGGTGAAGGAGGCGAGGAAGAGGTCGTAGAGAAGCGTGGAGAGGAGGGTGGAGGAGCAGAGCTTGTTGGCGAGGTGGAAGGAGAGGGACCGCGGCAGGGACGGGTGGGACAGCACGGTGGCGTAGAGGAACGACGCGAGCGCCGGCTCCGCGTCCGCGTCGCGGCGGGCCTCCGCCTTGATCTGGGTCCAGACCCAGATCTCGTCGTCCACCGACTCCGGGGGCGGGTACGCCGGCACCACCTCCGCGGGGAGCGCGGGGGGAGGCGGCGAGTGGGGCTGGTGGTTGGAGTGGTTCGCGACGCCACCCCCGTCGCCACCGCTGTCGGGCGCGTGCGCGTGCGGCTGGCCGACCGGCATCGCcctggcgggggggggggggggggcggacgCGGAGGGGTCGAGGTTGGTGGGCGAGGCGAGCTGAGGAAGACGGGCCACTTGCGACCGGTTGGGTCGATTGCGGAAGAGGCCGAACGGCGCAGGGGGTCTGGGGGTGTATATATATGCGGACGAGAGacaagtggagagtagagacAGGGACACGGCGGTCTGTTCCCTCTGCTAGCGTCGTCAAATGTAACTCCCATGTGTTAATCtttttatttatcttataatttttatttatattttcactacaaattttaacataaataaatatttttgatAAACTATGTGTCCTCAAGTGGCAGTGGAATTTTTGTGCTCGCTAACCTTGTGGTAAAATGGGCTTCGATAGAATCGGATTAGAGCATCTCTAAGAGACTATTTATCACACGCGTCACCTCACCGGGTGGTCAAATCCTACAAATTTGATGCTCCAACAGTCATACCATCTCCCACGCCATTTTGCCGGGCACTCTATCCCGCTCCCCCGCAAGCCAGATTTGGCGTCTCCCTCCCGCACGCCATCCTCTGAACGCACGCTCGTCCCCATGCGCTCCTGCCATGATTCGGCCTCCCCTGCCTCTGTGGACGCATAACAAGTCGGTCGTAGCCATTGAGGCCTCATTGGGTTTGCTCGCCGCTACCGCGTCCCGCCTCTGCGCTCGCTCCCGCGTGCTCCAATCATCCTGCGACTTCCTTGGGGCCGGTGCCGATCCTCCCGAGGAAGCAACCGCTGTTCCCTGGGGCTAGTGACCTTGATGACGCGCACAACTGGCTTGTCGCTCTCAACGATGACCTGTTGGAGTGGTTCAACGCCTCCATGGATGAGTTCAGAGTGctaagggaggaggaggcggtttGGGAGGAGGGTCGCCCCAGAGGAGACAACGAGGGCGGGGGGTGTTTTCCAGATGGTGttcgagaagaagaagaagaagaagatgggtGGTTGGGACTGGGAAGGTAGGAGTTGGAAAGGTTGAATCTTTGGGGTTTCTGGCTCGGTGAATGTCgatgtattgagtaaaggggtaccctggctAACAGGCCTCACGAAGGGTGTAAACAGGCAGGGGAACATGCCTCCTAAAAAGCTGATCGGTCGTGCGACCAGGAAAGAGTTACCACGACCAATGCAAGGCCTCTAGTGACCAATCTTGCTACGCCTTCACATAaacccgcgaccagccccactaGTAGCGGGACCAGATTAGACGCAACCCATCCAAAGCGTCTTTATTTGGCACCCTCTCAaacgcttctcttcaccaggcaccggcTCCGGTGGATAAAgtcgtgggcggtgcaggggggcgatgtcccgtcccgtagcattaaaggctacatAGTGAGACCCTACAGGCCGACGCAGCGCCGCACGATAGATGGGACGTTGTCAGGCACTTGGCAGGGCAAGTGGACAAGAACGacgcagagaggcaagtggatgagGACGGCGCGGAGAGACAAACGGACGGGGACAATGCAGAAGGGTACTGTtccgtctcgtagcattaaatgcggCGAGGTAGGGCTCTACGGGCTAAACATGACGACGCACGGCAGCACGACATACAATGCTGTCAGAGCAAGTTAACATACATGGTCCTCtgtaatgatgatttgagttagatattagaatgggCAAAGGCCATCTGtgtagggcccacatgtaagttctcccccTCCCTattatataaagggatgaggaccccgtttgtAAGGTAGAAAAAACAATTCTGGCAAATTGTTAGAACACCGTCTGTAACCAAGTGGGATCTATGATAACACAAACACATGACGTATGGTTGTTATCCTCCgagagacccgaacctgtataacccctggTGTCCCTGAATCCGCCatctacacacacacacccagTCCTTGAAACatcgttcacgcacccactgtccagcatacccagaaatcactgtcagggatttacccttgaCATTTGGCGCGCCAGTTAGGGGGCGCGTTTTTGTAGTttcagcaagtttgaaaaaacttgatcaggctacccatggccgaatCCACGACAACCGCTAAGTCCCATTCCGAGGACCCCAGCCGTCGCGACATATTTGTCATGGGGTACCATCCAGACTAACCCGGTGTActccaagcatgggacaccTAGCCAAAATCAGAAAGCTCTGAGACCCAACGCTAGGTCTGCATGGCGACCCATTCCGCAGGGGGCGCTGGAGGACCACACACCTTAAACACTGGCGGCAAACCCTCGGTTTTTCacccagagggaaaccagcctgGCGCCAGATAGGCAGGTGCTCCAAGACAGCCCCAGCATTCCCAGCATCGTCCTGAGGAGCCCCTGCACAGGGCGTATTCTACGGTGGTGTCTTCACCTAGGCCATCATGTTGCCCCAACACTAGGGGCTCCCCACCTCGCGACCTATCTTCACTCCACGCCCAGCATCTCGACTATGAGACCATGACGCCAGCATAGAACCTCCAGACCCTACGGGTTCTCCTCAGCCACCCGTCGGTGCCCATACCAAAGGGCTCGCCAGTGGCACCATGGCTACGtgatctcgccctcctggtCGAGACCGCCCGACGCCAGACCATGCCGCCATGCATCACGCCTATCGCAAGGTCCGGTGCGGGTCGCGATCGCCATGGGTCATAGCCAGGCCCGCGACGGAATAGGTCACGTGCTCCCCCAACCGCGGGGAGTACCCATGGGCCACCACCAAGTTGGGTTGGCCAACCCTTCGACCTACGTGACTCCCTGCGCCAACGTGACCTTCGGGGCATAATCCAGAGCTAGATGGCCACTAGAGAGGAGGATAACAGGGCCCGACGGGTGCTAGAAAAGGGCAAACAATCCTACCGTACACCATCCCCCTGCAGGGAGGCATTGGATGGTTCCACACCGTTGCTAGGACCCAGAGACTGACGTCTCTCCTCGAGGACACGCACTGCTGCCCAGCAATGAGCGGCGCCCCGTTACGGGACAGGGTGTAACGCCCTGTCCGCCAGGCTACGGGAGGTGCACTGGCCGGACAAATTCTGGCCGATCCTAGCTGAAAAGtatgatgactcgaccaacccggaagagttcctatagatctacaccaccatggtgcaggccatCAGAGGACACGggaaggttatggccaactacttccctactgTCCTGATCGGTTCCGTCCGGTCTTGGTTAATGAATCTCCTCCGCGGGCCGGTTCACTCCTCGGAGGACCTGTGCGAccagttcatcgccaacttccagggaaccTACGCCCGACCAAAGGTCAAGGACGACCTGTATCAGGTCCGACAGCGATAAGACGAGTCGTTACGAGACTACATCCGACGCTTcactgaacaccggaacatcatTCCGAGGATCACGAGAGAATTCGTGGTCATAGCGTTCaagagggggtcaaggaccagaaaatggtcgagaagctagCCACCCGAGTAATCCGAAacaccaccgagctcttcgagctcacgAACAAATGCGCATATGCCACCGAGGCTTAGGAGCGGCAGATCGACTCCAGGTCACGCCCGACGTCCGACCATCCTGCCTCTTCCAAAGGAGCCGACcggaaagacaagaagagcaagcagAAGGCCGTACCTCCCGAGTTCTTGGCAGTCGAACAAGCCGGCCTTACACGCCGACACTTCAAAAAGAAGAACGGGAAAAAGGGTCGGGAGCTACTGCACGATCCACCGTACAGATGCCCACGATctaaccgaatgcaaggtcgtacgaggcatcatcgaccaggagctcagAGAGTGCAAGCACAAACGCGACGACCATGATGAATACTAGGGTGCCCCAGACCAGTCGGCACTGGGGTACCAGCAGGCCAATTACATGGCccatcacatcttcggaggggccacgacatattcctctaatagggaatacaagtcagtGGTCCGTAAAGTGTGGACAACCACATCAGACCCGAGCCCAtgcctcaagtggtcggaggtcccgctcaccttcagccaggccGACCATCCGGTATGCGCCAGACGCCCTGGTCGCCATCCTATCATAGTCGAACCCACGGTACAGAACATCTGGTTAGGCCGTGTGCTCGTCAACGGTGGGAGCTCAatcaaccttctcttcaccgATGAACTGGACACCCTGCAAATTCTGAGAAGCTCATTAAAGCCATCCCCACCTTTCTTCAGGATCACCTCGAGCTCCTCGGCCAAGCCGCTAGGACGAATCGGGCTACCGATCACCTTCTGCTCACCGGacaacttcaggaccgaaagGGTCCTCTTCAATGCGGCCAACTTCGGGACTACGTATAACGCGATCCTCGGGTGACCGGAAATGGCTTAGTTCATGGCCGTTGCTCACTGCGCGTACtaggcaatcaagatccctgggTTAACAGGGGCCATCACCGTTGCTGGAAaaaggagcctcgacatggtcgagctaactcccgGGTCGCAGCCTGAGATCGTTGAACCTAACGGACAGCTAGTAAAAGTCCAGGTCATCGCCAGCCCAGACGATCGACTCAAAGCAGTAAGCCTGTACGACACCAACCCGAGTAAGACAGTCCAGATTGGGGCATCgctggatcccaaataggaactcgcgctcatcaccttcctctggtTGAATGCGGATGTCTTTTGATGGGGTTcgtctgatatgcccagagtccccaggaatgtgatcgagcacaagatgTCTATACGGTCGGACGCTCGACCCGTCAGGCAGAAGGTGCGTCGGTTCGCGACCAACCGGAAGGAAGCACTTCGACAGGAGATCAATAAGCTCCTGGAGGTAGGCTTCATCCGGGAGGTGCAGTAcccagaatggctggctaacccggTCATGGTCTAaaagcacaatggtaagtggaggatgtgcatcgacttcaccaaCTTGAACAAGGTATGCCCGAAAGATCTTTTCCCCTTCCCCGAATCGACCAGCTGGTTGACTCAACTGGCGGCAGTGACCTGttatgcttcttagatgcctGCTTGGGgtaccattagattagcatgtatagggGGGGTGAAAAAAATGGCTTTTGTTACACCAtttggggtcttttgttatgtaaaaataccttttggcctgaaaagcgtcggtgccacttac
This genomic interval carries:
- the LOC133885692 gene encoding probable serine acetyltransferase 5, coding for MPVGQPHAHAPDSGGDGGGVANHSNHQPHSPPPPALPAEVVPAYPPPESVDDEIWVWTQIKAEARRDADAEPALASFLYATVLSHPSLPRSLSFHLANKLCSSTLLSTLLYDLFLASFTAYPSLRAAVVADLLAAHSRDPACVGFSHCLLNYKGFLAIQAQRIAHVLWAQQRRPLALALQSRVADVFAVDIHPAAVVGKGILLDHATGVVIGETAVIGDNVSILHHVTLGGTGKAVGDRHPKIGDGVLIGAGATILGNVKINAGAKIGAGSLVLIDVPARSTAVGNPARLIGGKKAEGEKDEDMPGESMDHTSFIRQWSDYTI